The following are encoded in a window of Streptomyces sp. 11x1 genomic DNA:
- a CDS encoding SLATT domain-containing protein, with translation MSQPEMQPEGGPQDGRGEGSGLWAEPWTAATGPWVGELAGRPFPQGDWGAPAERLEELYQWVERAALETASWYLADRVWKRLAARVLRVGAATGALVGAALPLLDLTGAVGGAAPWGYLALLSCVACVAVDRFFGVTSGWMRDVATAQAVQRRLQMLRFDWASESAREVLGPAEGTAGEAAERCLGVLRRFSEDITELVRAETVDWMVEFRAGAAPSGLRVGGSVGRPEGVVNGRVPLPPGARPNMPRQRPPEAR, from the coding sequence GTGAGCCAGCCGGAGATGCAGCCCGAGGGGGGACCCCAGGACGGGCGGGGTGAGGGGTCCGGGCTGTGGGCGGAGCCGTGGACGGCCGCGACCGGACCGTGGGTGGGGGAACTGGCCGGGCGGCCGTTCCCGCAGGGGGACTGGGGGGCGCCGGCGGAGCGGCTGGAGGAGCTGTACCAGTGGGTCGAGCGGGCGGCGCTGGAGACCGCGTCGTGGTATCTCGCGGACCGGGTGTGGAAACGCCTCGCGGCGCGGGTGCTGCGGGTCGGCGCGGCGACGGGCGCGCTCGTCGGGGCCGCGCTGCCGCTGCTCGACCTCACCGGGGCGGTGGGCGGGGCGGCCCCCTGGGGGTATCTCGCGCTGCTGTCCTGTGTGGCGTGCGTGGCGGTGGATCGGTTCTTCGGGGTCACCTCCGGGTGGATGCGGGACGTCGCCACGGCCCAGGCCGTGCAGCGGCGGTTGCAGATGCTGCGGTTCGACTGGGCGTCGGAGAGCGCGCGGGAGGTGCTGGGACCGGCGGAGGGGACGGCCGGGGAGGCCGCCGAGCGGTGCCTCGGGGTGCTGCGGCGGTTCTCCGAGGACATCACGGAGCTGGTGCGGGCCGAGACGGTGGACTGGATGGTGGAGTTCCGGGCGGGGGCGGCGCCGTCGGGGTTGCGGGTGGGGGGATCCGTGGGCCGGCCGGAGGGGGTGGTGAACGGGCGGGTGCCGTTGCCTCCGGGGGCTCGGCCGAACATGCCACGGCAGCGGCCGCCGGAGGCTCGGTAG